The sequence AGTGCTAGAACGGCAAGCCCCAGAGGGCATACCAGCGTTCCAGGTCTTTCTCGATGGGCATTTCTTTGTCCATCGCCGCGCTCAAACGCAGTTCTTCGGCATTGTCGCGGTGATGGCTGCTGCTGTCGGGGCGGGGGACAAAGGGGTAGAAGGTGCCGCGCTTATAGTTATATACCCAGTAGATGGGGCGGGCGCGCTCGTCATTAAAGCGAAAGACGGCTGCCAGCAATTGCTCGGAATAGCCCTCTTCCAGCAGACTCTGGCTGACCATATGCACCGCCGCGACCATGCCCTGGAAGTCCTGGCCTTCCATTAGAAACCACTTATAGCCCAGGTCGTCTTCCCAGGGGCGCGCCTGGACGCCGCCGCCCTGGCCTGCCACCTGCATTAACTGATTCAATTCGCCCTGCAACTGCTTGAAGGGCGAGGAGGCCAGCCCTTGAAAGCAGATGCCCGCGTGGCCCGCCGGAACCAGTTCCAAACTGGTACGCAGCGTCAATTCCGCTGTAGACATAGCAAAGAGCTTCTCTGGACTCATTTTCACCGGCTTTTGCCGCCCAAAGAGCGTCTCAAAGAACCCCATGCTTGCTGCCTCCTCGTGTTCAAGAGCCAATTATTAGCGGGGCGCTTCCATTTGCTTCTGGATGCGCTGCAACCGCTCGACGCGATGCTCCAGCGACGGGTGTGTCGAGAAGAGCTCCATCACGCTCTGGCCGCGCAGCGGCATGATCATCAGCGCGCTCACCCCCTGCGCCTGGCGCAGATCGCGGTCGGGGATGCGCCCGCTCTCAATCGTACCTTCGATGCGCATGAGCGCCGAGGCCAGATTCCCCGGCTCGCCGGTAATCAGCGCCGAGCCGCGATCCGCCGCGTATTCCCGATAGCGCGAGAGCGTGCGAATCAGCACGAAGCTGAGCGCGTAGACGACGATTGCCACCAGCCAGACCAGAACGAAGGCGTTGCCCCCGCCATCGCGGTCATCGCGCCGACCACCGCCATAGAACGCGCCCCACAGGAACGAGTTGACAATCAGCGAAGCGACCATCGAGAGGAACATCGCTATGGTCATCACCACCATATCGCGGTTGATGATATGGGTCAGTTCATGGGCCAGCACCGCCTCCAGTTCCTGGGTATTCAGGCGATCCAGCAGGCCCGTCGTCACAGCGATCACCGCGTGCTTCTTGCTGCGGCCCGTGGCAAAGGCATTAGGCAGGTTGGTATTGACAATCGCTACTTTCGGCTTGGGCAGATTGGCCTGGGCCGACAGGCGATCAATCAGCGCGTGAAGCTGCGGCGCTTCCTCTGGAGTGACCTCGCGCGCGTTCATCGAAAAAAGGGCTATCTTATCAGTGAAGAAGAGTTGGACACCCAGGATCACCGCCGCAATCACCAGCAGCAAGATGAAGTTGACGCCCAGATACCACAACACCACGATAAACGCGGTATAGAGCGCGCCCAGTAGCAGCATGGTGGTGAACATGCGCAGTGAAAGTTGAACATCCGGCTTATACCAGGTCGGTCGCTTTGCCATCGTTTTTGTATCTCCCATCCAGGTTGGCCCGCGCTGAGGCTTATAACCGCGCAGACGCGCCGTTGACCCACCTGGGAAACCACGCGAGTAACTCGCGCTGAGACGCTCTCACGTACCCACTTAAGTATACGCGCCAGCACGCTAAAAGGTGCATCTTTGGGGCATGTTCCCCAAAAAGACGCATCGTAAAGCATTGATCAAACGCCTCATGGTAATTGTACCACAGGCATCTTCTAACGAAATTGTGTATAATACTACTATTCTTAAGGTGGGCCAGCTTTTGCAAACAAGCCTGCCAGGAATACGTCTCACTCACTCTAGGGATGGAGTCTGAGCTATGAACAAGTCCCAGGAGGAGCCTGCTCCTCTGGTTGTGGCTGAACACGATACGCAGCCTGCTGCCCATCGTGAGGGGACCACTGCGACCCGGACCATCCTGATTATTGATGACGATCCCGACATCCTGGAGACGCTGACATGGGTGCTGGAGGAGGCAGGCTATCCAGTTGCCGCTGTTACCAGTGGACGTGAAGCCTTGCGGTGGATTCAGGCGGCAGAGGCTGTCGGCGAAGCGCCCGCATTGATCTTGCTCGATCTCGCCCTGCCGGGCATGAGTGGCGCGCAGGTCGTAGCTGCGCTGCGCCAGAAAAAGGGCGTAAAGGTCTCGCCGATCATTGTAATCAGCGCCGACCAATACGCGCACGTGCGCGGGAGCGAATTGGGGGCGGCGTGTACGCTCACGAAACCTTTCGAGGTCGAAAGGTTGCTGAAACTCGTCAAGCAGTTCGCAGCTTGAACCCGATACCTGTCATGCCTGCCTGCTGCATCCGACGAGTCGGTCTTGCCGGGCAGAGTCAGCGTTACGCGCAGTAGGGCAGATTGCTCACACGACGCAGCCGGTCTGGTATCCCTACGCGCCTGGAAAGTGCGAGGTTTGCGACTGCATGACTGTACGTACCACACCGCTGGAGCAGGAGGCTGTTCCAACCCGCTCGCTGCCCTTGTGGAGACGTTATCC comes from Ktedonobacterales bacterium and encodes:
- the htpX gene encoding zinc metalloprotease HtpX; translated protein: MAKRPTWYKPDVQLSLRMFTTMLLLGALYTAFIVVLWYLGVNFILLLVIAAVILGVQLFFTDKIALFSMNAREVTPEEAPQLHALIDRLSAQANLPKPKVAIVNTNLPNAFATGRSKKHAVIAVTTGLLDRLNTQELEAVLAHELTHIINRDMVVMTIAMFLSMVASLIVNSFLWGAFYGGGRRDDRDGGGNAFVLVWLVAIVVYALSFVLIRTLSRYREYAADRGSALITGEPGNLASALMRIEGTIESGRIPDRDLRQAQGVSALMIMPLRGQSVMELFSTHPSLEHRVERLQRIQKQMEAPR
- a CDS encoding response regulator, which produces MNKSQEEPAPLVVAEHDTQPAAHREGTTATRTILIIDDDPDILETLTWVLEEAGYPVAAVTSGREALRWIQAAEAVGEAPALILLDLALPGMSGAQVVAALRQKKGVKVSPIIVISADQYAHVRGSELGAACTLTKPFEVERLLKLVKQFAA